A part of Cryptococcus gattii WM276 chromosome G, complete sequence genomic DNA contains:
- a CDS encoding RAB GDP-dissociation inhibitor, putative (Similar to TIGR gene model, INSD accession AAW44425.1), producing MGRTTGDGVGKGSTLGKRREVRHVDNAAVSPSLRVGLSWRIGVGDINRCLKEVKARDDVQGTKGVTCWAIGAVNHIHLFYSHRFHCKLYIMDEEYDVIVLGTGLTECILSGLLSVDGQKVLHMDRNDYYGGDSASLNLTQLYQQFRGTPPPENLQLGRDRDYAVDLIPKFILSSGELTRMLVHTDVTRYLEFKVIAGSYVYRDGRISKVPSTEMEAVRSPLMGLFEKRRARSFFQYLQNWKEEDPATHQGLDINKCSMKDVYTKFGLEAGTQDFIGHAMALWLDEDYITKPARQTIDRIILYTASMARYGKSPYIYPLYGLGELPQAFARLSAIYGGTYMLDKKIDSINIDPETGYFTGVTSEGETVRAKKVIGDPSYFGAGKDEPEGGKMRVIETGKVIRAICIMKHPIPGTDNADSAQIIIPQKQVGRKNDIYIAAVSSAHNVAAPNVWIAIVSTIVETSVPEREILPGLQLLGNVVDKFISITPLYAPTADGTTDNVFITKSYDATSHFETVVEDVSDVWQRVKGEKLVLKKRETQIEA from the exons ATGGGGCGGA CAACGGGAGATGGAGTCGGCAAAGGATCAACATTAGgcaagagaagagaagTGCGCCACGTGGATAACGCCGCCGTCTCGCCGTCTTTGCGCGTGGGACTATCTTGGAGAATAGGCGTGGGAGATATTAATAGGTGCTTGAAAGAAGTGAAGGCGCGCGATGACGTGCAGGGAACGAAGGGTG TGACTTGTTGGGCCATTGGGGCTGTGAATCACATTCATCTCTTCTACTCACACAGGTTCCACTGCAAGCTATACATAATGGATGAAGAGTACGAC GTTATCGTTCTT GGTACCGGTCTCACTGAATGTATCCTTTCTGGCCTTCTCTCAGTAGACGGCCAGAAGGTCCTCCACATGGACAGGAACGACTATTACGGTGGAGACAGTGCGAGTCTCAACTTAACCCAG CTCTACCAGCAGTTCCGAGGCACACCTCCTCCAGAGAACCTCCAACTAGGCCGCGATCGTGACTACGCTGTCGACCTCATCCCTAAAttcatcctctcttctGGCGAGCTTACCCGAATGCTCGTCCATACCGACGTCACGCGTTACCTCGAATTCAAGGTCATCGCCGGTTCCTACGTTTACCGAGATGGAAGGATTTCGAAAGTGCCTAGTACCGAAATGGAGGCTGTGAGAAGTCCGTTAATGGGTTTGTTTGAAAAgaggagggcgaggagCTTTTTCCAGTACTTGCAGAATtggaaggaggaggatcCTGCTACTCACCAGG GCCTTGACATCAATAAGTGCTCGATGAAGGATGTTTACACCAAGTTTGGGCTTGAAGCTGGTACTCAAGACTTTATTGGTCACGCCATGGCCCTCTGGCTCGACGAGGA CTACATCACCAAACCTGCCCGACAGACCATCGACCGAATCATCCTCTACACCGCCTCCATGGCTCGCTATGGCAAATCCCCTTACATCTATCCCCTCTACGGCCTCGGCGAGCTTCCCCAGGCGTTCGCCCGTCTCTCAGCTATCTACGGTGGCACCTACATGCTCGACAAGAAGATTGACTCGATCAACATCGACCCCGAGACTGGATATTTTACTGGTGTCACCTCGGAAGGAGAGACTGTCAGGGCTAAGAAGGTGATTGGAGACCCTAGCTACTTTGGCGCTGGGAAAGATGAGCCGGAAGGAGGCAAGATGAGGGTCATTGAGACAGGCAAAGTGATTAGAGCCATCTGTATTATGAAACACCCCATTCCGGGGACGGACAATGCAGACTCCGCTCAGATTATCATCCCTCAAAAGCAGGTCGGCAGGAAGAACG ACATTTACATCGCTGCTGTTTCTTCTGCGCACAATGTCGCCGCTCCCAACGTCTGGATCGCGATCGTTTCCACTATCGTCGAAACCAGCGTCCCTGAGCGTGAGATCTTGCCGGGTCTTCAGCTCCTTGGTAACGTAGTTGACAA ATTCATCTCCATCACCCCTCTTTACGCTCCCACCGCCGACGGTACGACGGACAACGTGTTCATCACCAAATCTTACGATGCCACTTCCCATTTCGAAACGGTGGTGGAGGATGTGTCGGATGTGTGGCAGAGGGTGAAGGGGGAGAAGCTGgttttgaagaagagagagacTCAGATTGAAGCGTAA
- a CDS encoding Casein kinase II beta chain, putative (Similar to TIGR gene model, INSD accession AAW44428.1) — translation MVIIESETASSTQTSTLTWINWYTSLTGHDYFCEVHEEFIEDDFNLTGLQSMVPFWKEALDMVLDVEPEEDSSKIPDVSIVESSAELLYGMVHQRFILTKAGLSSMVEKYDAGHFGGCPRVFCNATPVLPCGRSDMPGIDTVKLYCPNCGDIYTPPSSKYQNVDGAFFGTSFAPLFFQTYPELHSVPFCPSSSSSVAAGTNTSSTRPSPTPSATPVGGATYTNPNPHGGQRPALGRVYQPKIYGFKVSERARSGPRMKWLRERPEKAEELDQVDWKGRWKNEGGVYGAGNGNGKGGDEDDEMEGNREVKKGKLFDDEDEPEDDDEEEEEEELGKVVPEASTATFPTRR, via the exons ATG GTGATAATAGAATCTGAGACTGCATCTTCTACCCAAACATCGACCCTCACATGGATC AATTGGTACACATCCCTCACAGGTCACGACTACTTTTGCGAAGTCCATGAAGAATTTATCGAAGATGATTTCAACCTGACGGGATTGCAATCTATGGTGCCTTTCTGGAAAGAAGCATTGGATATGGTTCTGGACGTTGAACCTG aagaagattcATCCAAGATCCCGGACGTGTCCATCGTCGAGTCTTCAGCGGAGCTTTTGTATGGGATGGTGCATCAGAGGTTCATTTTGACCAAGGCTGGTCTTTCATCGATG GTTGAGAAATACGATGCGGGACATTTTGGCGGCTGTCCCCGAGTATTCTGCAACGCTACCCCCGTCCTACCATGCGGCCGCTCCGACATGCCCGGTATCGATACCGTCAAACTTTACTGCCCCAACTGCGGTGATATTTACACCCCTCCGAGCAGTAAATACCAAAACGTCGACGGCGCATTTTTCGGTACATCTTTCGCGCCGTTATTCTTCCAGACGTACCCCGAACTCCACTCTGTCCCATTCTgtccttcctcttcctcttcggTTGCTGCCGGAACGAACACATCTTCAACCCGACCTTCGCCGACCCCTTCTGCCACACCTGTTGGTGGTGCGACATACACAAACCCCAACCCTCATGGTGGCCAACGTCCGGCCCTTGGGAGAGTGTACCAACCCAAGATTTACGGATTTAAGGTTTCCGAGCGCGCGAGGAGCGGTCCAAGGATGAAGTGGTTGAGAGAGAGACCAGAAAAGGCCGAAGAGCTCGATCAAGTTGATTGGAAagggagatggaagaatgAAGGCGGAGTGTATGGTGCGGGGAATGGGAACGGAAAgggaggagatgaggatgatgagatggaagggAACCGAGAGGTGAAAAAGGGGAAATTATTtgatgacgaggatgaacccgaagatgatgatgaggaagaagaggaggaagaactGGGCAAGGTGGTGCCAGAAGCCTCAACAGCGACGTTCCCCACTCGTCGGTGA